In the genome of uncultured Fretibacterium sp., the window CCTCCAGCTCCCGGTACTCGTCCCTCTCCAGCCCTTTCCCGTCCCCATTGTCCTTCAACAAATCACTCATAACGTTCAAACATTCCTCCAAAATCATCCCGACTCGTCGGCGGCCGTGCATCCGCCTCTCCAATTCATCATTTCCAACTTCATCATTTCCAAGTCCATCATCCATTTCCAAGTCCACACGTCCTCAGGACGCCATCGCGTTGAAAAAGCGCGTTATTTGCCGCCTGAAGATGAGGTGAACGATGTCCGTGGGGCCGTTGCGGTTCTTCGCGAGGCTCAGGGAGGCCTCGCTGTCCACATCGGGCTTGGACTCCTCGTAGTAGTCCGGCCTGTAGAGGAACATGACGGTGTCCGCGTCCTGCTCGATGGCGCCGGAATCCCGAAGGTCCGACAGCATGGGCTTTTTGTCGGGGCGCTTCTCCGTCTCGCGCGAGAGCTGCGAGAGCGCGAGTACGGGGCAGTCCAGCTCGCGGGCAACGCCCTTGAGCATCCGAGATATCTCCGCGACCTCCTGCTGCCGGTTGTCCAGGGAGCGCCCGCCGAAGCTCATGAGCTGGAGATAATCCACGACGATCAGCCCGAGGTTCTCGTGGCGCGCCTTGAAGCGTCTGCACCGGGCGCGGAAATCCATCGTCGTCAGCATGGAGCTGTCGTCGATGAAGATGGGGCGCCGGGTCAGGATCCCGGCCGCGTTCTGCAGCTCGTCCCAATCGCTCTTGCCCATGGTCCCCGTGTTCATGGCCTGGATGTCCACCTGAGCCTGCGAACCCAGCATGCGCTGCACCAGCTGCTCCGCCGACATCTCCAGGCTGAAGATCAGCACGGCGGCGTTGCGCCCCCCGCCGCCGAACTGAGCGATGTTCAGCGCAAACGCCGTCTTTCCCATGGAGGGGCGGGCGGCGACGATGTTCAGGCTCCCGGGCTGGAACCCGCCGGTCAGGCGGTCCAGGTCCGTAAAGCTCGACTCGAACCCGCTGACGTCGGAGCCGCTCTGCTGGTACCGCTGTTCGATCTTCCGGAAGGTCCCGCCCAGGATATCGCGGACGGGGCGGAAATCGACGCGGTTGTTGTTCTGGGAGACCTCGAACACGGCGCGCTCCGCCTCATCCATGATCATGGCGCTCTCGAGGTCGCTCGAATAGCCCAGGCTGACGATCCGGCTCCCCGCATCGATCAGGCGCCTCCGGATCGATTTCTCCCGGACGATGTCGGAGTGATACCCGACATTGGCCGTCGTGGGGACCTCCGCCACGAGGGAGG includes:
- the dnaB gene encoding replicative DNA helicase, whose protein sequence is MQIYDRVPPQNLGAERAVLGACLLEQEALGIALETLSADDFYDLNHRTAFGVMSDMYAANRPVDLVTFGEELLKRGAFEKLGGQPFFASLVAEVPTTANVGYHSDIVREKSIRRRLIDAGSRIVSLGYSSDLESAMIMDEAERAVFEVSQNNNRVDFRPVRDILGGTFRKIEQRYQQSGSDVSGFESSFTDLDRLTGGFQPGSLNIVAARPSMGKTAFALNIAQFGGGGRNAAVLIFSLEMSAEQLVQRMLGSQAQVDIQAMNTGTMGKSDWDELQNAAGILTRRPIFIDDSSMLTTMDFRARCRRFKARHENLGLIVVDYLQLMSFGGRSLDNRQQEVAEISRMLKGVARELDCPVLALSQLSRETEKRPDKKPMLSDLRDSGAIEQDADTVMFLYRPDYYEESKPDVDSEASLSLAKNRNGPTDIVHLIFRRQITRFFNAMAS